A genomic region of Herbaspirillum sp. DW155 contains the following coding sequences:
- a CDS encoding glycosyltransferase family 39 protein has translation MIEQLSRRASDSPLKSRLLLVLVVLLFCSGLWGTRSQGWWPGHLWMPASAGSSFFTCVAGVLVVSLVCLALRVPLLLLLLVPVAMFAGVRGIGPVIAVLWYWGCAAVIGRWLLARVTVVSGTVWNVRNATAGFVVSGSLTAVLAHFPIMTPFLVSGLISGAALLAGWRLRRADPLVFDSFGITHLLKWRRRGAAEVVLLSLICVGISILLFVTMLPEIGHDAVTMHLAILARILELRSWPFDVKQFIWAVMPLGANWLMLPPYFLAGEHAARLMSTSFLMATAWVCYRMLQDRVEKPLALAAPVLLFTLPLSFTVSASTFVEPIIAFLFLICLAEVTGTSEQQKGSWIVLGAFAGYLCASKLLGAPLLPILLLAVCIRSWQGKFERPSIGVVTTAVLVCMVIAMQPYLVAYLKTGNPLFPFYNSVFRSPDFITGSVFENGRNFANPAYLHPLSFKMFWDSSIRSHSYGEFAGNGALGITLLVLIPLAAIGAVLYRKWWVCAGMLASLAYCTLVFESQAYLRYVYQVIPWFIVFGVWALSRLPLARFTAVLLVFLLSIVGVARYPVAFWPLAQFSPELLYDGDAHKRLLEKDLPVALVGDLIRNMESLRDKKILIMGLNPPYAHYPLNTIGFSWHFWSFFYPVSKGALIENQIRDYGVELVVTPATDNFLYGESVFAHSKELFTTFGVRVAEVDTTGFFPLEKIKGTDLRQPDPAWQLNGAPVSPEGVAVTVSHPIMQLITVPPMAIVRGEIEMVVSCKPGGFFRSQINWQDAAQKMVATDIQIHKCQGNNTIIKRLVQVPAGVSAGVVYGSSQDENIVIIQKISLRTSR, from the coding sequence ATGATTGAACAATTGAGCAGGCGTGCTTCCGATTCGCCATTGAAATCCCGGCTTCTGCTGGTGCTGGTGGTGTTGCTGTTTTGTTCGGGTCTCTGGGGCACCCGTAGCCAGGGCTGGTGGCCTGGGCATCTGTGGATGCCTGCGAGTGCGGGCTCGTCGTTCTTTACCTGCGTCGCTGGCGTCCTGGTGGTCTCGCTGGTCTGTCTTGCCCTGAGGGTGCCATTGTTGCTGCTGTTGCTGGTACCCGTGGCCATGTTTGCCGGCGTGCGCGGCATTGGGCCGGTCATCGCAGTGTTGTGGTACTGGGGCTGTGCGGCAGTGATCGGAAGGTGGCTGCTTGCGCGTGTGACGGTTGTTTCGGGAACGGTCTGGAATGTCAGGAATGCGACTGCCGGTTTTGTCGTGAGCGGTTCATTGACCGCTGTGCTGGCCCATTTCCCCATCATGACTCCATTTCTGGTGTCTGGCCTGATCTCCGGTGCTGCGCTGCTGGCCGGCTGGCGTTTGCGGCGGGCTGACCCTCTGGTTTTTGATTCCTTCGGCATTACCCACCTTTTGAAGTGGCGTCGACGAGGTGCAGCGGAGGTCGTGTTGCTTTCGCTGATATGCGTGGGCATATCCATCCTGCTCTTTGTAACGATGCTGCCCGAGATCGGCCACGATGCGGTGACCATGCATCTTGCGATCCTTGCCCGCATACTGGAATTGAGGTCCTGGCCCTTCGACGTGAAGCAGTTCATCTGGGCGGTGATGCCGCTGGGAGCAAACTGGCTGATGCTTCCTCCGTATTTTCTCGCCGGAGAACATGCTGCGAGATTGATGAGCACCTCGTTTCTCATGGCCACTGCCTGGGTGTGCTATCGAATGCTTCAGGACAGAGTGGAGAAGCCCCTGGCGCTGGCGGCGCCCGTGCTGCTGTTTACGCTTCCCCTGAGCTTTACTGTTTCGGCGTCGACCTTCGTCGAGCCGATCATCGCTTTCCTGTTCCTGATCTGCCTGGCAGAGGTAACAGGTACTTCGGAACAGCAGAAGGGGAGCTGGATCGTACTCGGCGCATTCGCCGGTTATCTCTGCGCCAGCAAGCTGCTTGGTGCGCCGCTGTTGCCCATATTGTTGCTGGCGGTGTGTATTCGCTCCTGGCAGGGCAAGTTCGAGCGACCCAGCATCGGCGTGGTCACCACGGCGGTTCTGGTATGCATGGTCATCGCCATGCAGCCCTATCTCGTTGCGTATCTGAAAACGGGGAACCCGCTGTTCCCATTCTATAACTCCGTTTTCAGGTCGCCTGATTTCATCACGGGAAGTGTTTTCGAGAATGGCAGAAACTTCGCCAATCCGGCCTATCTGCATCCGCTTAGTTTCAAGATGTTCTGGGATTCCAGCATCCGCTCGCATTCATATGGCGAATTCGCCGGTAATGGCGCACTGGGCATCACCTTGTTGGTGCTGATTCCGCTGGCGGCCATTGGCGCAGTGTTGTACCGGAAGTGGTGGGTGTGCGCAGGCATGTTGGCCAGTTTGGCATATTGCACGCTGGTATTCGAGTCGCAAGCCTACCTGCGCTATGTGTATCAGGTCATACCGTGGTTTATCGTCTTCGGTGTATGGGCACTTTCGCGACTTCCATTGGCACGGTTCACTGCGGTCTTGCTGGTGTTTCTGCTGAGCATTGTGGGTGTCGCCCGATATCCTGTGGCGTTCTGGCCGCTGGCCCAGTTTTCACCTGAGCTTCTCTACGACGGTGACGCACACAAGCGCCTGCTTGAAAAGGATCTTCCTGTAGCGCTCGTTGGTGACCTCATACGGAACATGGAGTCCCTGAGGGATAAAAAAATATTGATCATGGGGCTCAATCCGCCTTATGCCCACTACCCGCTGAACACCATCGGATTTTCGTGGCATTTCTGGTCGTTCTTTTATCCGGTCAGCAAAGGCGCATTGATCGAGAATCAGATACGTGATTACGGCGTGGAGCTTGTCGTTACCCCCGCGACCGATAACTTCCTTTATGGCGAATCGGTATTTGCCCACTCGAAAGAATTGTTTACGACATTCGGCGTACGCGTCGCAGAAGTCGACACCACCGGCTTTTTCCCACTGGAAAAGATCAAGGGGACGGATCTGCGGCAGCCCGACCCGGCATGGCAACTCAATGGTGCCCCGGTATCGCCGGAAGGCGTGGCGGTCACCGTGTCTCATCCGATCATGCAACTGATTACCGTGCCCCCGATGGCCATTGTGCGAGGTGAGATCGAGATGGTCGTCTCCTGTAAACCAGGTGGTTTTTTCCGTTCCCAGATTAATTGGCAGGACGCCGCACAAAAAATGGTGGCCACAGACATCCAGATACATAAATGTCAGGGTAATAACACTATAATCAAAAGACTTGTGCAGGTGCCGGCGGGTGTCAGTGCCGGAGTGGTTTATGGCAGTTCTCAGGACGAAAACATAGTCATCATCCAAAAAATTTCCCTCCGCACATCGCGGTGA
- the gmd gene encoding GDP-mannose 4,6-dehydratase, which yields MKTAIITGITGQDGAYLAQLLLEKNYTVYGTYRRTSSVNFWRINELGIQSHPNLHLVEYDLTDLGATIALVQKVQPDEIYNLAAQSFVGVSFEQPSTTAHITGVGALNVLEAIRLVNPKIRFYQASTSEMFGKVQEIPQRESTPFYPRSPYGVAKLYAHWITINYRESYDIFGSSGILFNHESPLRGREFVTRKITDAVARIKLGQLDCLELGNIDAKRDWGFAKEYVEGMWRMLQANEPDTFVLATNRTETVRDFVTMAFKGAGIEVEFRGAAEQETAVDTATGKVVMRVNPKFYRPAEVELLIGDPSKAREVLGWKPQTTLEELCAMMVQADLRRAEAGVSF from the coding sequence ATGAAAACTGCGATCATTACCGGCATTACAGGACAAGACGGCGCTTATCTGGCGCAGCTATTGCTGGAAAAGAACTATACCGTCTACGGCACCTACCGCCGGACCAGTTCAGTCAATTTCTGGCGTATCAATGAGCTCGGCATCCAGTCCCATCCGAACCTGCATCTGGTCGAATACGACCTGACTGACCTGGGTGCCACGATCGCACTGGTACAGAAGGTCCAGCCCGATGAAATTTATAATCTCGCGGCGCAGAGTTTCGTTGGTGTCAGTTTCGAACAGCCTTCCACCACCGCACACATTACCGGCGTCGGTGCGCTCAACGTGCTGGAAGCGATCCGCCTGGTCAATCCCAAGATCCGTTTTTACCAGGCATCGACGTCCGAAATGTTCGGCAAGGTGCAGGAAATCCCGCAGCGTGAAAGCACCCCGTTCTATCCGCGCAGCCCTTATGGCGTCGCCAAGCTCTATGCCCACTGGATCACGATCAACTATCGCGAAAGTTATGACATCTTCGGCTCCAGCGGCATCCTGTTCAACCACGAAAGCCCGCTGCGAGGCCGCGAGTTTGTGACTCGCAAGATCACTGATGCAGTCGCGCGCATCAAACTGGGTCAACTGGACTGCCTGGAGCTGGGCAACATCGACGCCAAGCGTGACTGGGGCTTTGCCAAGGAATACGTGGAAGGTATGTGGCGCATGTTGCAGGCCAACGAGCCCGACACTTTCGTATTGGCCACCAACCGCACCGAGACGGTACGCGACTTCGTCACGATGGCGTTCAAGGGCGCCGGTATCGAGGTCGAATTCCGTGGTGCGGCCGAGCAGGAGACTGCAGTTGACACCGCCACCGGCAAGGTGGTCATGCGTGTGAATCCGAAATTCTATCGTCCGGCAGAGGTCGAATTGCTCATCGGCGACCCTTCGAAGGCACGCGAAGTCCTGGGCTGGAAGCCGCAGACGACCCTCGAAGAACTGTGCGCAATGATGGTCCAGGCTGACTTGCGGCGCGCCGAGGCTGGAGTGTCATTTTGA
- a CDS encoding GDP-mannose 4,6-dehydratase: MRIFVTGADGFTGRHFVSAARAHGHEVIAMRAKLDDKQSMAEQLTLAEPDAIVHLAAIAFVAHADARAFYDVNVVGTTNLLDVAASLAKRPSAVLLASSANIYGNADASPITEQQPPAPLNHYAMSKLAMEYMARNYLDSLPIIVARPFNYTGLGQDESFVIPKLVSHFARRAEAVDLGNLDVEREFNDVRTTCAAYLQLLQHGVPGECYNICSGNVITLRAVITLLEELSGHQLDVRVNPAFVRASELRTLSGSPAKLEAAIGKPDHPGLRQTLQWMLDGYQPDA, encoded by the coding sequence TTGAGGATTTTCGTCACGGGCGCGGACGGTTTTACAGGGCGGCATTTCGTTAGCGCCGCCCGCGCGCATGGCCATGAAGTCATCGCCATGCGTGCAAAGCTGGATGACAAGCAATCGATGGCCGAGCAATTGACGCTCGCCGAGCCGGATGCCATCGTGCATCTGGCCGCCATCGCGTTTGTCGCCCATGCGGACGCCCGCGCCTTTTACGATGTCAACGTGGTCGGTACCACCAATCTGCTCGACGTGGCGGCGTCCCTGGCCAAGCGGCCTTCGGCCGTCCTGCTGGCGAGCAGTGCCAATATCTATGGCAATGCCGATGCATCGCCGATCACCGAGCAACAGCCTCCGGCACCTCTGAATCACTACGCGATGAGCAAGCTGGCCATGGAATACATGGCGCGCAATTATCTGGATAGCTTGCCCATCATCGTTGCGCGCCCCTTCAACTACACCGGTCTGGGGCAGGACGAATCGTTCGTGATTCCCAAGCTGGTGTCGCACTTCGCGCGCAGGGCAGAGGCGGTCGATCTGGGCAACCTGGATGTTGAGCGCGAGTTCAACGACGTGCGCACGACTTGTGCCGCCTACCTGCAGCTGCTTCAGCATGGTGTTCCTGGCGAGTGCTACAACATCTGCTCTGGCAATGTCATCACGTTGCGCGCGGTCATTACCTTGCTTGAGGAGCTGTCCGGCCATCAGCTGGATGTACGCGTCAATCCAGCCTTTGTGCGCGCCTCCGAGCTGCGTACGCTCAGTGGCAGCCCGGCCAAGCTGGAGGCGGCCATTGGCAAGCCAGACCATCCCGGTCTGCGGCAGACCTTGCAGTGGATGCTTGATGGTTATCAACCGGATGCTTGA
- a CDS encoding glycosyltransferase family 2 protein, which yields MQSISHSNFGDIAGQALSCGIVMCTCNGMPYLAQQLDSLLQQDTLPDQIAIFDDASDDGTWEYVQQWAANQQIPLRLRRNESRLGVVRNFEAAVQAVDTDIVFLCDQDDIWLPFKLRLLREHFEKDPALTLVHTDARLVDSGGHDMQASLFQSLGVSSQERAWIEQGRALDVLCRRNIVTGATAAFRRELLDVALPFAPGWVHDEWLAALAAATGKLKLEERSTILYRQHGRNAIGMEAPGVSRLIKRLKFILNLPRGKYQAQRLMRVEQLRARLDKVGGWPADLADMLQDWFSFVQFGATLPDNAVLRMVAVLRRAVLTGHYRRFGRGSASALRDIIKR from the coding sequence ATGCAGTCGATATCGCATTCAAACTTCGGTGACATTGCTGGTCAGGCCTTGAGCTGCGGCATCGTCATGTGCACGTGCAACGGCATGCCCTATCTTGCGCAGCAACTTGACAGCTTGTTGCAGCAAGATACGTTGCCGGACCAGATCGCCATCTTCGATGACGCCTCCGATGACGGTACATGGGAATATGTGCAGCAATGGGCAGCGAATCAGCAGATCCCGCTCAGATTGCGGCGCAACGAGTCGAGGTTGGGCGTCGTCCGCAATTTTGAAGCAGCGGTTCAGGCTGTCGATACCGATATCGTGTTCTTGTGCGATCAGGATGACATATGGTTGCCATTCAAGTTGCGGTTGCTGCGCGAGCATTTCGAAAAAGATCCCGCTCTCACGCTGGTTCATACCGATGCCCGGTTGGTCGATTCCGGTGGTCATGACATGCAAGCCTCGCTGTTCCAGTCGCTGGGCGTCAGCTCGCAAGAGCGGGCCTGGATCGAGCAGGGCCGCGCCCTCGATGTACTGTGCCGGCGCAATATCGTCACCGGTGCCACGGCGGCGTTTCGCCGGGAGCTGCTGGATGTGGCGTTGCCGTTTGCACCGGGGTGGGTCCACGATGAATGGCTTGCGGCGCTGGCCGCCGCCACCGGCAAGCTCAAGCTTGAAGAGCGCAGTACGATCTTGTATCGCCAGCATGGCCGCAACGCCATCGGCATGGAAGCGCCGGGAGTGTCCAGGCTGATCAAGCGACTCAAGTTCATTCTGAATTTGCCGCGCGGAAAATATCAGGCGCAGCGTCTGATGCGGGTGGAGCAACTGCGCGCTCGCCTGGATAAGGTCGGTGGGTGGCCTGCGGACTTGGCCGACATGCTGCAGGACTGGTTCAGCTTCGTCCAGTTTGGCGCCACGCTACCCGACAACGCGGTCCTCCGCATGGTCGCAGTGCTCAGGCGCGCCGTGCTCACTGGTCACTATCGGCGTTTCGGGCGCGGAAGCGCCAGCGCGCTGCGTGACATCATCAAGCGTTAA
- a CDS encoding glycosyltransferase family 2 protein: MSQPLVSISVVSHGHRSHVVLLLADLVALGRTDIELILTLNLPEDFKDVLEHLPFPVKTIVNAIPKGFGANHNAAFEHASGEWFVVLNPDIRLPADPFDVLLDTARRQPPAIVAPLIVNDQRQEEDSARHFPTLALVFKRYLARRLGISLANDVIRVEGDVAYPDWVAGMFLVLPRTLFERMGGFDLGYHLYYEDVDLCARARLAGYEVRVARSVAVIHNAQRASHRKLRFLAWHVGSALRFFSSSTYRAICRGAKAGH, translated from the coding sequence ATGAGTCAGCCTCTCGTCTCCATCTCCGTGGTCAGCCACGGCCACCGCAGCCACGTCGTCCTGTTGCTGGCGGACCTGGTGGCGCTGGGCCGTACGGATATTGAACTGATCCTGACGCTGAATCTGCCGGAAGACTTCAAGGATGTGCTGGAACATCTGCCATTCCCGGTCAAGACCATCGTCAATGCTATCCCCAAGGGGTTTGGCGCCAACCATAACGCCGCCTTCGAACACGCCAGCGGAGAGTGGTTTGTGGTCCTCAACCCCGATATCCGTCTGCCGGCCGATCCCTTTGACGTGCTGCTCGATACCGCACGCAGGCAGCCGCCCGCTATCGTCGCGCCCCTGATCGTCAATGACCAGCGGCAAGAAGAGGACAGTGCCCGGCATTTTCCGACCCTGGCGCTGGTATTCAAGCGTTACCTTGCGCGCAGGCTGGGGATATCGTTGGCCAATGACGTTATTCGGGTGGAGGGCGATGTTGCCTATCCCGACTGGGTGGCAGGCATGTTTCTTGTGTTGCCGCGGACGTTGTTCGAGCGTATGGGTGGTTTCGACCTGGGTTATCACCTGTATTACGAAGACGTCGATCTGTGTGCCCGCGCACGTCTTGCCGGATATGAGGTCAGGGTGGCAAGGTCGGTTGCAGTCATTCACAACGCCCAGCGGGCAAGCCACCGCAAGTTGCGTTTCCTGGCCTGGCACGTCGGAAGCGCACTGCGTTTCTTCAGTTCCTCGACCTATCGGGCGATATGTCGAGGTGCCAAGGCTGGCCATTGA
- a CDS encoding NAD-dependent epimerase/dehydratase family protein, translating to MIEGRPTVILTGVNGFLGSWLARGLLDAGYQVKGIRRQASNMDRVSDIAGQITWLDIDTASAADLATFFEGGSVVINTVGNYCRQGERVSAAVEANLLFGLKILEAAISAKVGCFINTATSLPKATNTYTRSKAQFSEWGRTLAEANSIMFIDVLLEHMYGPGDDVIKFVEYIIKACVDNLPRLELTAGTQQRDFIYIEDVVSAYLTLVRMSDKLGPVGYHDVAVGSGETISVRSLVESVHAIVGSSTVLDFGARPTSPTEVMHSCADLTKMRALGWSPRMPLREGLEHTVARQRVRYESRSN from the coding sequence TTGATTGAAGGGCGCCCCACCGTCATCCTGACCGGGGTCAATGGCTTCCTCGGGTCCTGGCTTGCCCGAGGATTGCTTGATGCCGGATACCAGGTAAAGGGAATACGGCGCCAGGCCTCGAACATGGATCGTGTTTCCGATATCGCCGGCCAGATCACCTGGCTCGATATCGACACCGCATCGGCTGCGGATCTGGCCACATTCTTCGAGGGCGGGAGTGTGGTGATCAATACCGTTGGCAATTATTGCCGCCAGGGCGAGAGGGTTTCAGCAGCTGTCGAGGCCAATCTCCTGTTCGGCCTCAAGATTCTGGAAGCTGCCATCAGCGCGAAGGTGGGGTGCTTCATCAATACGGCCACTTCGCTACCGAAGGCGACCAACACCTATACCCGATCGAAGGCACAGTTTTCCGAATGGGGTCGCACTCTGGCTGAGGCCAACAGCATCATGTTCATCGACGTTTTACTGGAACACATGTACGGCCCCGGCGACGATGTGATCAAGTTCGTCGAATACATCATCAAGGCATGTGTCGATAACCTGCCGCGGCTCGAACTGACCGCCGGCACTCAGCAACGTGACTTTATCTACATCGAGGACGTTGTTTCGGCCTACCTGACGCTCGTCAGGATGAGCGACAAACTGGGTCCGGTCGGCTACCACGATGTGGCCGTTGGTTCCGGAGAGACAATTTCGGTCAGATCCCTGGTTGAATCGGTCCACGCCATCGTCGGCTCAAGCACCGTGCTCGACTTCGGCGCGCGGCCAACCTCTCCGACCGAGGTGATGCATTCGTGTGCCGACCTGACGAAGATGCGCGCACTGGGCTGGTCGCCGCGCATGCCGCTACGCGAAGGCCTTGAGCACACTGTCGCCCGGCAGCGTGTGCGCTACGAGAGCAGATCGAACTGA
- the rfbH gene encoding lipopolysaccharide biosynthesis protein RfbH, translating to MNKEQLKQQILDLVKQYGELDSAPKTFFPGVTVVPPSGKKVGPEEMVLMTEASLDCWLTTGRFNEQFEKKLAAFIGVEHAITVNSGSSANLIAFSTLTSPKLGERAIKKGDEVIGVAAGFPTTVNPILQFGAIPVFVDIEENNHNIDASKIEAAISPKTKAIMLAHSLGNPFNLAAVTAICKKYNLWLVEDCCDALGTTYDGKMVGTFGDIGTLSFYPAHHITMGEGGAVFTNNYELKQIAESFRDWGRDCYCPPGKDNTCGKRFCWKLGDLPEGYDHKYTYSHLGYNLKITDMQAACGLAQLEKAPEFIQARKDNFAFLKELLAPCEEFLTLPEATPNSDPSWFGFPITLKENCPVTRLDLLTYLDQNKVGTRLLFAGNLVRQPYMANAQYRVSGDLKNTDWVMNNTFWIGVQPSLTKEMMEYAADRIKTYLGLNFD from the coding sequence ATGAACAAAGAGCAACTTAAACAGCAGATTCTGGACCTGGTAAAACAATATGGTGAACTCGACAGTGCACCGAAGACGTTTTTCCCGGGAGTCACCGTGGTTCCTCCGTCAGGCAAGAAGGTCGGTCCTGAAGAGATGGTGTTGATGACGGAAGCATCACTGGATTGCTGGCTGACCACCGGACGCTTCAATGAGCAATTTGAAAAGAAACTGGCTGCGTTTATCGGCGTAGAGCACGCCATTACGGTGAACTCGGGCTCGTCCGCCAACCTGATTGCATTCTCCACACTCACCTCCCCCAAACTGGGTGAGCGCGCCATCAAAAAAGGCGATGAGGTGATCGGCGTTGCCGCCGGCTTCCCGACCACGGTCAACCCGATCCTGCAATTCGGTGCCATTCCGGTCTTCGTGGACATCGAAGAAAACAACCACAATATCGATGCGTCGAAGATCGAAGCTGCGATCAGCCCCAAGACGAAAGCGATCATGCTCGCGCATTCGCTGGGTAATCCTTTCAATCTTGCTGCCGTCACTGCCATCTGCAAAAAATACAATCTCTGGCTGGTGGAGGATTGCTGCGATGCCTTGGGCACGACCTATGATGGCAAGATGGTCGGCACCTTTGGCGATATCGGTACGCTCAGCTTCTATCCCGCGCACCATATTACGATGGGCGAAGGCGGCGCCGTATTCACCAATAACTACGAATTGAAGCAGATTGCTGAATCGTTCCGTGACTGGGGCCGTGATTGTTACTGCCCGCCGGGGAAAGACAATACCTGCGGCAAACGCTTCTGCTGGAAACTGGGCGACCTGCCCGAGGGCTACGATCACAAATACACGTACTCGCACCTCGGCTACAACCTCAAGATTACCGACATGCAAGCCGCGTGCGGCCTGGCTCAGCTCGAGAAGGCGCCAGAGTTCATCCAGGCGCGAAAAGACAACTTCGCCTTCCTCAAAGAGCTGCTGGCACCCTGCGAAGAGTTTCTGACCTTGCCGGAAGCCACTCCCAATTCCGACCCATCATGGTTCGGCTTCCCCATCACGTTAAAAGAAAACTGCCCCGTGACGCGGCTGGATCTGCTGACCTATCTGGATCAGAACAAAGTGGGCACCCGCCTCTTGTTCGCCGGCAATTTGGTTCGCCAGCCCTACATGGCCAATGCTCAGTATCGTGTCAGCGGTGATCTTAAAAATACCGACTGGGTGATGAACAATACGTTCTGGATCGGTGTGCAGCCATCTCTCACCAAGGAGATGATGGAATATGCTGCCGACAGAATCAAAACGTACCTGGGTCTGAATTTTGATTGA
- the rfbG gene encoding CDP-glucose 4,6-dehydratase — MNRAFWKNRRVFVTGHTGFKGSWLCLWLQSMQAEVTGYALPPPTQPSLFETARVADGMTSIIGNVQDPVALNAAIQKAQPEVVIHMAAQPLVRYSYDNPVETYLTNVMGPVYLFEAIRQVSSVRAIVNVTTDKCYENKEWLWSYRENEPMGGYDPYSNSKGCSELVTAAYRNSYFNPARYDEHGVALASARAGNVIGGGDWALDRLIPDIMQAIVEKRSVQIRNPHAIRPWQHVLEPLSGYLTLAEKLVEEGAQFAQGWNFGPRDEDARPVQWLVEKLTEYWGEGANWALDARPQPHEANYLKLDISKAGALLGWQPRWKLEHTLQTIVDWGKAFRAHEDMRALTLNQITAYERWTQ; from the coding sequence ATGAATAGAGCATTTTGGAAGAACCGACGCGTCTTTGTCACCGGGCATACCGGCTTCAAAGGCAGCTGGCTGTGTTTGTGGCTGCAAAGCATGCAGGCTGAGGTGACCGGCTACGCGCTGCCGCCGCCGACCCAGCCGAGCTTGTTTGAAACCGCCAGGGTTGCGGACGGGATGACCTCCATCATCGGCAACGTCCAGGATCCCGTGGCCTTGAATGCCGCCATCCAGAAAGCTCAACCAGAAGTTGTCATTCATATGGCCGCCCAGCCCCTGGTGAGATATTCGTACGACAATCCGGTCGAGACCTATCTGACCAACGTCATGGGACCGGTCTATCTGTTCGAAGCCATCCGGCAGGTTTCCTCCGTACGCGCCATTGTCAACGTGACGACGGACAAATGTTATGAGAACAAGGAGTGGCTGTGGTCGTATCGGGAAAATGAACCGATGGGTGGCTACGATCCCTACAGCAACAGCAAGGGCTGCTCCGAGTTGGTCACGGCCGCGTATCGGAACTCCTATTTCAACCCGGCCCGATACGACGAGCATGGAGTTGCCCTGGCATCGGCACGGGCCGGCAATGTCATCGGCGGCGGTGATTGGGCGCTGGACCGTCTGATACCCGATATCATGCAAGCCATTGTTGAAAAGCGTTCTGTGCAAATCCGCAACCCGCATGCGATACGGCCGTGGCAACATGTGCTGGAACCGCTGTCCGGATATCTGACATTGGCCGAAAAGCTGGTCGAGGAAGGTGCACAGTTTGCACAGGGATGGAACTTCGGCCCGCGCGACGAAGATGCGCGACCGGTGCAATGGCTCGTGGAGAAGCTGACCGAGTACTGGGGCGAGGGCGCAAATTGGGCGCTGGACGCTCGTCCACAGCCCCATGAGGCCAATTACCTGAAGCTCGACATTTCCAAAGCCGGCGCCCTCTTGGGCTGGCAGCCTCGCTGGAAACTGGAGCATACGCTGCAAACTATCGTTGATTGGGGGAAAGCCTTCCGCGCGCATGAGGACATGCGTGCCCTTACCCTGAATCAGATCACAGCCTATGAGCGCTGGACACAATAA
- the rfbF gene encoding glucose-1-phosphate cytidylyltransferase — MKAVILAGGLGTRISEETSSRPKPMVEIGGKPILWHIMKMYSSHGVNDFIICCGYKGYVIKEYFANYFLHMSDVTFDMQNNKMQVHQQYAEPWKVTLVDTGEGTMTGGRLARVKRYIQDEEAFCFTYGDGLSDVDISSLIKFHQAHGKKATLTAASPPGRFGALNIAENHHVAMFNEKPKGDGAMINGGFFVLSPSVIDLVADDTTTWEKEPLERLAAANELVAYQHHGFWQPMDTLRDKNLLEELWAAGKAPWKSWT; from the coding sequence ATGAAAGCAGTGATCTTAGCCGGCGGTCTTGGCACGCGCATCTCGGAAGAAACAAGCTCACGTCCCAAACCGATGGTCGAAATCGGCGGCAAGCCGATACTCTGGCACATCATGAAGATGTACTCATCACATGGCGTCAATGACTTCATCATTTGCTGTGGGTACAAGGGCTACGTCATCAAGGAGTACTTTGCGAATTACTTCTTGCACATGTCCGATGTCACCTTCGACATGCAAAACAACAAAATGCAAGTGCACCAGCAATATGCAGAGCCATGGAAAGTCACGCTGGTCGACACCGGCGAGGGCACCATGACGGGCGGTCGCCTGGCGCGTGTGAAGCGCTATATCCAGGACGAAGAAGCGTTTTGCTTCACCTATGGTGACGGGCTGAGCGACGTCGATATTTCGAGCCTCATCAAGTTCCATCAGGCCCACGGGAAGAAGGCCACGCTGACTGCCGCGTCTCCTCCGGGCCGCTTCGGGGCGCTCAACATTGCGGAAAACCATCATGTCGCCATGTTCAACGAAAAGCCCAAGGGCGACGGCGCGATGATCAATGGCGGCTTCTTCGTACTGTCGCCGTCGGTCATCGATCTGGTTGCCGATGACACCACGACATGGGAAAAAGAGCCTCTGGAACGCCTCGCCGCGGCCAATGAACTGGTCGCCTACCAGCATCACGGTTTCTGGCAGCCCATGGATACCCTGCGCGACAAGAACCTGCTGGAAGAATTGTGGGCAGCCGGCAAAGCGCCCTGGAAATCGTGGACTTGA